TCCACTCCCCCACCACCGGCGTGTACCTGGACGGGGAGCTGCACCCGTTCGGCACCCCGGTGGAGATGCTGAAGTTCCCGAAGTTCTCGATGCTCGACCGGCTGCGGTTCGGCGCGAGTTCCGCCGCGCTCAAGGCGGTCCGCGACGGCTCCCGGTTCGGCTCGGTGCGCGCGCTGGACTGGATGCGCCGCTGGGCCGGGCCGCGCGTCACCGGGACCATCTGGGAACCGCTGCTGACCGGGAAGTTCGGCGACCGCGCCGAAGAGGTGTCGATGGCGTGGCTGTGGGCGCGGATCCACTACCGCACCTTCGGGCTCGGCTACGTGCACGGCGGCTTCGAGCAGGTGTACCGGGCGCTGCTGGACGCGGTGACCGAACGCGGCGGCAGCGTCGAGTTCGGCAAGCCCGTCACCTCCATCCGCCAGCCCGCGTCGGTGGAGGTCAAGACCGCCGACGGCACCGCCTACGAGTTCGACCGGCTCATCGTCACCGTGCCGCAGCCGGTGTTCGCGAAGGCCGCCGACATCGAGTCCGACGACGTGCTGTGGCGCAACCAGTACCTCGGGGCGACGTGCTTCGTGCTGGAGTGCGACCGCAGCGTCATCCCGTACTACTGGCTCAACATCAACGACACCGAGTTCCCGTTCCTCGCGGTCGTCGAGCACACCAACATGGTCGACCGCGCCGAGTACGGTGGGCGCCACGTCGTCTACGTCGGCAACTACGTGCCGCGCGACGACTGGCGGTTCACCACCGAGCCTTCGGAGCTGCTGTCGCGCTACATCCCGTGGCTGCGCAAGCTGAATCCGGACTTCGACGAGTCGTGGATCCAGGACTGGCACTTCTCGAAGGCCGGTTTCGCCCAGCCCGTCGTCACCCCCGAGTACCGCGCGCTGATCCCGGAGCACACCACGTCGATGCCCGGCGTCACGCTCGCCACGATGTCGCAGATCTACCCGCAGGACCGCGGCCAGAGCTACGCGATCCAGATGGCCCACGACGTCATCCACACCCTCGGCCTCGACCAGAGCCCGTCAGCCTGAGCCACCCCGACCGCAGCAGCGACCAACCCACGCCTCGCGGCGAAGCCGTGCCTTGGGCGGCGAAGCAAGCCTGCTTTGCGGCCGAAGACCCTGCCTCGCGGCGTAGCCGTGCTTTGGGCGGCGAAGCAAGCCTGCCTGGCGGCCGAAGGCCGTGCCTGTATGTGCGAAGCACATAGCCCACGTCCAAAAGCCGACCACCCGCGGGTTCTCAGTGCCTTCCTCGCGAGGACAGCTTTTTCCC
This window of the Saccharopolyspora gloriosae genome carries:
- a CDS encoding NAD(P)/FAD-dependent oxidoreductase, which codes for MKLGVVGAGATGLTAAFDAVKAGHDVTVLEASAELGGLAASIEVGGTPLERFYHHSFKTDRAIIDLITELGLADKLRFHSPTTGVYLDGELHPFGTPVEMLKFPKFSMLDRLRFGASSAALKAVRDGSRFGSVRALDWMRRWAGPRVTGTIWEPLLTGKFGDRAEEVSMAWLWARIHYRTFGLGYVHGGFEQVYRALLDAVTERGGSVEFGKPVTSIRQPASVEVKTADGTAYEFDRLIVTVPQPVFAKAADIESDDVLWRNQYLGATCFVLECDRSVIPYYWLNINDTEFPFLAVVEHTNMVDRAEYGGRHVVYVGNYVPRDDWRFTTEPSELLSRYIPWLRKLNPDFDESWIQDWHFSKAGFAQPVVTPEYRALIPEHTTSMPGVTLATMSQIYPQDRGQSYAIQMAHDVIHTLGLDQSPSA